In Mercurialis annua linkage group LG6, ddMerAnnu1.2, whole genome shotgun sequence, the following are encoded in one genomic region:
- the LOC126687024 gene encoding CDPK-related kinase 3: MGQCYGKTSPTNDNDGTPTTTIVTTAADRNQTPLRPFTPRNGVKNTPARSSNPSPWPSPYPHGVSASPLPGGVSPSPARGSTPRRFFRRPFPPPSPAKHIAASLAKRLGGGGKPKEGPIPEHGGAEAEQVQQQSLDKSFGYGKNFGAKYELGKEVGRGHFGHTCSARVKKGELRDQSVAVKIISKAKMTTAISIEDVRREVKILKALSGHKHLVKYIDACEDANNIYIVMELCEGGELLDRILARGGRYTEEDAKAIVVQILSVVSFCHLQGVVHRDLKPENFLFSSAGDDADMKLIDFGLSDFIRPDERLNDIVGSAYYVAPEVLHRSYSLEADIWSIGVISYILLCGSRPFWARTESGIFRAVLRSDPNFEDLPWPVVTPEAKDFVKRLLNKDYRKRMTAVQALSHPWLRDDSRPIPLDILIFKLVKAYLHATPFKRAALKPLAKALTEDELVYLRAQFRMLEPNNDGSVSLDNFKMALVRHATDAMKESRVPEILNAMEALAYRKMYFDEFCAAAISTYQLEALEGWEQIAATAFEHFEREGNRAISVEELARELNIGPSGYSVIKDWIRNSDGKLSLLGYTKFLHGVTVRSSNTRHH; this comes from the exons ATGGGGCAGTGTTATGGTAAGACTAGTCCAACTAACGATAATGACGGTACACCGACCACTACTATAGTTACTACAGCAGCCGATCGCAACCAGACTCCGTTACGTCCGTTTACTCCACGTAACGGAGTTAAGAATACGCCTGCTAGGTCCTCTAATCCTAGCCCCTGGCCGAGCCCCTATCCTCACGGTGTTTCTGCTAGTCCGTTACCTGGAGGAGTGTCGCCGTCTCCGGCGAGAGGTTCTACTCCTAGGAGATTCTTTCGGCGGCCTTTTCCTCCGCCGTCGCCTGCTAAGCATATTGCTGCTTCTTTGGCGAAGCGGCTTGGCGGCGGCGGAAAACCGAAGGAGGGGCCGATTCCTGAGCATGGCGGCGCGGAGGCGGAGCAGGTTCAGCAGCAGTCGTTGGATAAGAGCTTTGGTTATGGCAAGAATTTTGGAGCTAAGTATGAGCTGGGGAAGGAGGTTGGGAGAGGGCATTTTGGTCATACTTGCTCTGCTAGGGTTAAGAAAGGAGAGCTGAGAGATCAATCTGTTGCTGTTAAGATTATATCCAAAGCCAAG ATGACAACAGCAATTTCAATCGAAGATGTCCGTAGGGAGGTAAAAATTTTGAAAGCACTCTCAGGACATAAGCATCTTGTCAAATATATTGATGCATGCGAGGATGCCAATAACATTTACATTGTCATGGA ATTGTGCGAGGGTGGCGAGCTTTTAGATAGAATTTTGGCAAG AGGAGGAAGGTACACAGAGGAAGATGCAAAAGCTATAGTTGTTCAAATCCTATCTGTGGTGTCATTTTGTCATCTTCAAGGCGTTGTACACCGTGATTTAAAGCCAGAG AATTTCCTTTTCTCCTCTGCGGGTGACGATGCTGATATGAAGCTTATTGACTTTGGACTTTCAGATTTTATCCGCCCAG ATGAAAGACTTAATGATATAGTTGGAAGTGCATACTATGTTGCACCTGAAGTCCTACATAGATCTTACAGTCTGGAAGCAGATATATGGAGCATTGGAGTAATTTCCTATATTTTATTGTGTGGAAGCCGGCCTTTCTGGGCACGGACAGAATCAGGAATTTTTCGCGCAGTGCTGAGATCTGACCCCAACTTTGAAGATTTACCATGGCCTGTTGTTACTCCAGAGGCCAAGGATTTTGTGAAGAGACTCCTGAACAAGGATTATAGGAAAAGAATGACTGCTGTCCAAGCCTTAT CTCACCCGTGGTTACGAGATGATAGTCGCCCTATACCTTTAGATATTCTGATCTTTAAGCTAGTGAAAGCATACCTGCATGCCACACCTTTCAAACGTGCAGCATTGAAG CCTCTCGCAAAGGCATTGACTGAAGATGAGCTTGTATACCTTAGAGCTCAATTCAGGATGTTGGAGCCAAATAATGATGGGAGTGTCTCTCTTGATAATTTCAAAATG GCTCTTGTACGTCATGCAACTGATGCCATGAAGGAGTCAAGGGTTCCTGAAATTCTTAATGCG ATGGAGGCCCTAGCTTATAGGAAGATGTACTTCGATGAATTCTGTGCAGCTGCAATCAGTACATACCAATTAGAGGCACTTGAAGGGTGGGAACAAATTGCAGCCACCGCGTTTGAGCATTTTGAAAGAGAGGGTAACAGAGCCATCTCAGTTGAAGAATTGGCTAGA GAATTGAATATTGGCCCTTCCGGATACTCAGTCATCAAAGATTGGATCAGAAACTCAGATGGAAAGCTTAGTTTACTTGGATATACAAAATTTTTACATGGCGTGACTGTTCGTAGCTCAAATACCAGACATCATTAG